One genomic window of Camelina sativa cultivar DH55 chromosome 5, Cs, whole genome shotgun sequence includes the following:
- the LOC104785308 gene encoding cytochrome P450 98A3-like isoform X1: MSWFLIAAAAIVAVVSYNLIQRLRYKFPPGPRPKPIFGNLYDIKPVRFRCYYEWAESYGPIISVWIGSILNVVVSTAELAKEVLKENDQKLADRHRNRSTEVFSRHGQDLIWADYGPHYVKVRKVCTLELFTPKRLESLRPIREDEVTAMVESVFNDCNIPENRTKGVQLRKYLGAVAFNNITRLAFGKRFMDAQGVVDEQGLEFKAVVSNGLKLGASLSIAEHIEWLRWMCPADEKSFAEHGARRDRLTRAIMEEHTLAREKSSGAKQHFVDALLTLKDQYDLSDDTIIGLLWDMITAGMDTTAITAEWGMAEMIKNPEVQQKVQEEMDRVVGLDRILTEQDFARLPYLQCVVKESFRLHPPTPLMLPHRSNADVKIGGYDIPKGSNVHVNVWAVARDPAVWKNPLEFRPERFLEEDVDMKGHDYRLLPFGAGRRVCPGAQLGINLVTSMMSHLLHHFVWTPPQGTKPEDIDMSENPGLVTYMRTPIQAVATPRLPSEDLYKRVPYYM; the protein is encoded by the exons ATGTCGTGGTTTCTAATAGCGGCAGCGGCAATCGTCGCCGTCGTATCTTACAATCTGATCCAACGGCTGAGATACAAGTTCCCACCCGGTCCACGCCCCAAGCCGATCTTTGGTAACCTCTACGACATAAAACCAGTCCGGTTTAGATGTTACTACGAGTGGGCTGAATCATATGGACCAATCATATCGGTTTGGATCGGTTCAATTCTAAACGTGGTCGTATCTACCGCGGAGCTAGCTAAAGAAGTCTTGAAAGAGAACGACCAGAAACTCGCCGACCGGCACCGCAACAGATCGACGGAAGTATTTAGCCGCCACGGTCAGGATCTTATATGGGCAGATTATGGGCCTCACTACGTCAAGGTGAGAAAAGTTTGCACGCTTGAGCTCTTCACACCAAAACGACTCGAGTCACTCAGACCTATCCGTGAAGATGAAGTCACCGCCATGGTCGAATCCGTCTTCAATGACTGTAACATTCCTG aaaacagaacaaaaggaGTACAACTGAGGAAGTACTTAGGAGCGGTTGCGTTCAACAATATAACGCGGCTAGCATTTGGGAAGCGTTTTATGGACGCGCAAGGTGTGGTGGATGAGCAAGGACTTGAGTTCAAGGCTGTAGTATCAAATGGTCTGAAGTTGGGTGCTTCACTGTCGATAGCTGAACACATCGAGTGGCTCCGGTGGATGTGTCCGGCCGATGAGAAGTCGTTTGCTGAGCATGGGGCTCGTCGCGACCGCCTCACCCGAGCTATTATGGAGGAGCACACTTTGGCCCGTGAAAAGTCTAGCGGAGCGAAACAGCATTTCGTTGATGCGTTGCTTACGTTGAAGGATCAGTATGATCTTAGTGATGATACTATCATTGGTCTTCTATGG gaTATGATCACGGCAGGGATGGACACGACAGCGATAACAGCTGAATGGGGGATGGCTGAAATGATCAAGAATCCAGAAGTGCAGCAAAAAGTGCAAGAAGAGATGGACCGAGTGGTTGGACTTGACCGGATCTTAACCGAGCAAGATTTCGCCCGCTTACCTTACTTGCAATGTGTGGTGAAAGAGTCATTCAGGCTGCACCCTCCGACGCCTCTAATGCTCCCTCACCGAAGCAACGCAGACGTCAAGATCGGAGGCTACGACATCCCCAAAGGATCAAACGTCCATGTGAACGTTTGGGCGGTGGCTAGAGACCCTGCCGTATGGAAAAATCCATTGGAGTTTAGACCAGAGAGATTCTTGGAAGAAGATGTTGACATGAAGGGACATGACTATAGGCTGCTTCCGTTTGGAGCAGGACGACGGGTTTGCCCCGGTGCACAACTTGGTATCAACTTGGTGACTTCGATGATGAGTCATTTGCTTCACCATTTTGTTTGGACACCGCCTCAAGGCACAAAACCGGAAGATATTGACATGTCTGAAAACCCTGGACTAGTCACGTACATGCGCACCCCTATTCAAGCCGTTGCAACGCCTCGGTTACCTTCAGAAGATCTGTACAAACGCGTGCCTTACTATATGTAA
- the LOC104785310 gene encoding protein kinase and PP2C-like domain-containing protein, whose product MVMEIVKPNTCIRGCCTSESIPLHLSSSSFTLLSPIAKGSESVVYEAILDGRKVAAKKPILSTSDDLDKFHRNLQLLCNLDHPSVVKLVAAHAKPPNYMFFFEFYELGTLAEKLHVEEWSPSIDQVLMITFHLAKALQYLHNNGIVHRDVKPANVLLDERFSPYLADFGLAEYKKNLCEVNLQNWRSSGKPTGGFHKKNMVGTLIYMAPEILKKEMYTEKSDIYSFGILINELLTGVVPYTDLRAEAQVPELHSFNFSILLNLGESSSYDHIVNFMLTVLEMNYTEQQLTAAIVSSGLRPALAETGLHLPKSLLFLIQKCWEADPSKRPSLDNVVLELESIWEQERGKQQGQFHEKTFNSQSDKDGDTTKRSEDYRDTINWSSQGKCLSKKSSVSHVFDVKLWSSSTDDPSRYVPIISCGSFATCGRRESMEDTHFLMPHMCCEESIHLFAIFDGHRGAAAAEFSAQVLPGLVQSSCSTSAGEALSQAFVRTDLAFRQELDSHRQSKRVSQKNWHPGCTAIASLLVENKLFVANVGDSRAILCRSGHPIALSKAHLATCIDERNRVIGEGGRIEWLVDTWRVAPAGLQVTRSIGDDDLKPAVTAEPEISETILSADDEFLVMASDGLWDVLNDKEVISIIRDTVKEPSMCSKRLATEAAARGSADNITVIVVFLRPVSTAERIY is encoded by the exons atggtgaTGGAAATTGTGAAGCCAAACACGTGCATTAGAGGATGTTGCACCAGCGAATCGAttcctcttcatctctcttcttcctcgttCACTCTTCTCTCTCCAATCGCTAAAG GATCAGAGAGTGTGGTTTACGAAGCGATTCTAGATGGACGCAAAGTAGCAGCGAAGAAGCCAATCTTGTCTACTTCCGATGACCTCGACAAGTTCCACAGGAATTTGCAGCTCTTATG TAATTTAGATCATCCGAGTGTGGTTAAGCTAGTGGCAGCTCACGCTAAGCCTCCCAAttacatgtttttctttgaGTTCTACGAGTTAGGGACGTTAGCTGAGAAGTTGCACGTTGAGGAGTGGTCTCCGAGTATTGATCAAGTGTTGATGATCACGTTTCACTTGG CTAAGGCATTGCAATATCTTCACAACAACGGAATTGTTCACAGAGATGTGAAACCAGCAAATGTTCTT CTTGACGAGAGGTTTTCTCCATATCTGGCCGACTTTGGTTTAGCAGAATACAAGAAGAATCTGTGCGAAGTTAATCTGCAGAACTGGAGATCGTCTGGAAAGCCAACTGGTGGATTCCACAAAAAGAACATGGTCGGAACACTTATTTACATGGCCCCTGAAATACTAAAGAAAGAGATGTATACTGAGAAATCAGATATTTATAGCTTTGGGATTTTGATCAA TGAGCTTTTAACTGGAGTTGTTCCATATACTGATCTTCGTGCAGAAGCTCAG gTTCCTGAGTTGCATTCATTTAACTTTTCTATATTGCTAAACCTTGGCGAGAGCAGTTCTTACGATCATATAGTCAATTTCAT GCTCACTGTTTTGGAGATGAATTATACAGAACAGCAACTTACAGCTGCCATTGTGTCTTCTGGTCTGCGACCTGCTCTTGCTGAAACTGGATTGCACCTTCCAaagagtttgttgtttttgatacAAAAGTGCTGGGAGGCTGATCCTTCTAAACGACCTTCTTTGGACAATGTGGTTTTGGAACTAGAATCAATTTGGGAACAAGAGAGAGGAAAGCAGCAAGGTCAATTCCATGAGAAAACTTTTAACTCCCAGAGTGATAAGGATGGGGACACCACTAAAAGGTCGGAAGATTACAGGGACACAATTAATTGGTCTAGTCAAGGGAAGTGTTTATCCAAGAAATCGTCTGTTTCCCATGTCTTTGATGTGAAATTATGGTCTAGCTCAACAGATGACCCTTCAAGATATGTCCCTATTATTTCGTGTGGGTCTTTTGCAACATGTGGAAGAAGAGAATCCATGGAAGATACACACTTCCTCATGCCTCACATGTGTTGTGAGGAAAGCATCCACTTATTTGCCATCTTCGATGGTCATAGAG GTGCTGCAGCTGCTGAATTTTCTGCTCAAGTTTTGCCAGGATTAGTTCAAAGCTCATGTTCCACAAG CGCTGGCGAGGCATTGTCACAAGCATTTGTTAGAACGGATTTAGCTTTCAGACAAGAACTTGATTCCCATCGGCAATCAAAAAGGGTGAGTCAGAAAAACTGGCATCCTGGTTGTACTGCTATAGCCTCTCTCCTAGTAGAGAATAAGCTTTTCGTTGCAAATGTTGGTGACTCCAGGGCAATTTTATGTCGCTCGGGCCACCCTATTGCTCTAAGTAAG GCACATCTTGCCACCTGTATTGATGAAAGAAATCGTGTGATTGGAGAAGGTGGGCGTATTGAATGGTTGGTTGACACATGGAGAGTTGCTCCTGCTGGCCTTCAG GTTACCCGGTCGATAGGAGATGATGACCTGAAGCCAGCTGTAACAGCAGAACCAGAGATCAGTGAGACAATTCTATCAGCTGATGATGAGTTCTTG GTAATGGCGAGCGACGGGCTCTGGGATGTTTTGAACGATAAGGAAGTTATTAGTATAATCAGGGATACTGTAAAAGAACCTTCAATGTGTTCAAAGAGACTAGCAACCGAGGCTGCAGCACGTGGTAGTGCCGATAACATCACAGTCATTGTAGTCTTTCTACGGCCAGTGTCTACAGCTGAAAGGATCTACTAG
- the LOC104785309 gene encoding phosphatidylinositol 4-kinase gamma 1-like, with product MNCLATTIIITCKPTLISDMALAIDPFSDKFPYFSRSSQRCRLQSLTNLDFNFLAQSFNHSVEDDNIPRSVSSPCFSIAASANMEEDIKATTAPRIEILGGQRVPTVRALVAEVTMAMVSGAQPLLLPSGMGGAYLLQTGNGHNIAVAKPVDEEPLAFNNPKKSGNLMLGQPGMKHSIPVGETGIRELAAYLLDYQGFSGVPPTALVSISHVPFHVSDTFSYSSMPYKVASLQRFVGHDYDAGELGPGSFTVNSVHRIGILDVRVLNLDRHAGNMLVKRCDKKESYNRLGTAELVPIDHGLCLPEFLDDPYFEWLNWPQAFVPFTDYELQYISNLDPFKDAELLRTELDSLPESAIRVLIVCTIFLKHAAAAGLCLAEIGEKMTRDFSRGEESFSLLETLCTKSKASVVGKTGKGGDYSQEGNEVNTELECGMFKFEGGDTPCEAEISEVFSVSKPPLVPRGPRANTIIATNVTASMLSSQNQRITHHEKNAKEKKEKCNMKSKSPLIGANHDESKGVSFVDMTTVEWDMFLQSFKKLLQDALSKGSTPR from the coding sequence ATGAATTGTTTGGCTACGACCATAATCATCACCTGCAAGCCCACATTGATCTCGGATATGGCCCTGGCTATTGATCCTTTCAGTGACAAGTTCCCTTACTTCAGCCGATCCTCTCAAAGATGCAGACTTCAATCCCTTACCAACCTTGACTTCAACTTCCTCGCGCAATCCTTTAATCATTCGGTTGAAGATGACAACATCCCTCGAAGCGTTTCCTCTCCTTGCTTCTCTATAGCTGCGTCTGCTAATATGGAGGAAGATATCAAAGCAACCACTGCTCCACGGATTGAGATTCTTGGTGGCCAGAGAGTGCCCACGGTTCGTGCCCTTGTGGCTGAGGTGACTATGGCTATGGTTTCTGGAGCTCAGCCTCTGCTTTTACCAAGTGGCATGGGAGGTGCTTATCTCTTGCAAACAGGAAATGGACATAACATTGCTGTGGCTAAACCGGTTGATGAAGAGCCTTTGGCCtttaacaatcctaaaaagtCTGGAAACTTGATGCTCGGGCAACCGGGAATGAAACATTCAATTCCTGTTGGTGAGACGGGTATCCGAGAGTTAGCTGCTTACCTTTTGGATTACCAAGGCTTCTCTGGTGTTCCACCAACAGCTTTGGTTAGTATCTCACATGTCCCGTTTCATGTCAGTGACACCTTCTCGTACTCCTCCATGCCCTATAAGGTAGCTTCCTTGCAGCGATTTGTGGGTCATGATTATGATGCGGGAGAATTGGGTCCAGGAAGCTTCACGGTTAACTCGGTTCATAGGATTGGAATACTTGATGTAAGAGTCCTGAACCTTGACAGACATGCTGGAAATATGCTAGTGAAGAGATGTGACAAAAAAGAGAGTTATAATCGACTTGGGACCGCTGAGCTTGTGCCTATTGACCATGGTCTCTGCCTCCCTGAATTCCTAGATGATCCTTACTTTGAGTGGTTAAACTGGCCTCAAGCTTTTGTTCCATTCACCGACTATGAGCTGCAGTATATATCGAATCTGGACCCTTTCAAAGACGCAGAACTTCTAAGAACTGAACTAGACTCTTTGCCGGAATCTGCCATAAGGGTCCTCATCGTCTGCACAATTTTCTTAAAACACGCTGCGGCTGCAGGGCTCTGTCTCGCGGAGATAGGCGAGAAGATGACTCGGGATTTCTCCAGGGGGGAAGAGAGTTTCAGTCTGTTAGAGACCCTCTGCACCAAATCGAAAGCAAGTGTTGTTGGCAAAACTGGCAAAGGCGGTGACTATAGTCAGGAAGGAAATGAAGTGAACACAGAGCTAGAGTGTGGAATGTTTAAGTTTGAAGGTGGAGATACCCCATGTGAAGCGGAGATTTCAGAGGTATTTTCTGTATCTAAACCACCTTTGGTTCCAAGAGGGCCACGTGCAAACACCATCATCGCTACCAATGTAACTGCTTCGATGTTGTCTTCACAAAACCAGCGGATTACTCATCATgagaaaaatgcaaaagaaaagaaagaaaaatgcaaCATGAAAAGCAAGAGCCCACTGATTGGTGCGAACCATGATGAATCAAAAGGTGTTTCTTTCGTGGACATGACAACAGTTGAATGGGACATGTTCCTGCAGAGCTTCAAGAAACTTTTGCAAGACGCATTGAGCAAAGGGTCCACGCCAAGATAA
- the LOC104785307 gene encoding cysteine proteinase inhibitor 3: MESRALCIVTLLLCGTIQLAICRSEEKSTAKTMMMPGGVYDLRGNQISGEIESLARFAIQEHNKQQNMVLEFTKIVRAREQVVAGTMYHLTLEAKEGDLTKSFEAKVWVKPWMNFKQLQEFKETSS; the protein is encoded by the exons ATGGAATCGAGAGCGTTATGTATCGTTACCCTTCTTCTCTGTGGAACAATTCAATTAGCGATTTGCAGATCAGAAGAGAAAAGCACAGcaaagacgatgatgatgcCAGGAGGTGTTTATGATCTCCGAGGAAATCAGATCAGTGGAGAGATCGAGAGTCTTGCTCGATTTGCCATTCAGGAACATAACAAACAACAG AACATGGTTCTTGAGTTCACGAAGATTGTAAGAGCAAGAGAGCAGGTAGTTGCAGGAACGATGTACCACTTAACCCTAGAAGCAAAAGAAGGTGATCTGACGAAGAGTTTCGAAGCCAAAGTGTGGGTGAAGCCATGGATGAACTTCAAACAGTTGCAAGAGTTTAAGGAAACTTCTTCTTGA
- the LOC104785308 gene encoding cytochrome P450 98A3-like isoform X2, translating into MSWFLIAAAAIVAVVSYNLIQRLRYKFPPGPRPKPIFGNLYDIKPVRFRCYYEWAESYGPIISVWIGSILNVVVSTAELAKEVLKENDQKLADRHRNRSTEVFSRHGQDLIWADYGPHYVKVRKVCTLELFTPKRLESLRPIREDEVTAMVESVFNDCNIPENRTKGLQLRKYLGSVAFNNITRLAFGKRFMDAQGVVDEQGLEFKAIVSNGLKIGASLSIAEHIEWLRWMCPADEKSFAEHGARRDRLTRVIMEEHTLDREKSSGAKQHFVDALLTLKDQYDLSDDTIIGLLWDMITAGMDTTAITAEWGMAEMIKNPEVQQKVQEEMDRVVGLDRILTEQDFARLPYLQCVVKESFRLHPPTPLMLPHRSNADVKIGGYDIPKGSNVHVNVWAVARDPAVWKNPLEFRPERFLEEDVDMKGHDYRLLPFGAGRRVCPGAQLGINLVTSMMSHLLHHFVWTPPQGTKPEDIDMSENPGLVTYMRTPIQAVATPRLPSEDLYKRVPYYM; encoded by the exons ATGTCGTGGTTTCTAATAGCGGCAGCGGCAATCGTCGCCGTCGTATCTTACAATCTGATCCAACGGCTGAGATACAAGTTCCCACCCGGTCCACGCCCCAAGCCGATCTTTGGTAACCTCTACGACATAAAACCAGTCCGGTTTAGATGTTACTACGAGTGGGCTGAATCATATGGACCAATCATATCGGTTTGGATCGGTTCAATTCTAAACGTGGTCGTATCTACCGCGGAGCTAGCTAAAGAAGTCTTGAAAGAGAACGACCAGAAACTCGCCGACCGGCACCGCAACAGATCGACGGAAGTATTTAGCCGCCACGGTCAGGATCTTATATGGGCAGATTATGGGCCTCACTACGTCAAGGTGAGAAAAGTTTGCACGCTTGAGCTCTTCACACCAAAACGACTCGAGTCACTCAGACCTATCCGTGAAGATGAAGTCACCGCCATGGTCGAATCCGTCTTCAATGACTGTAACATTCCTG aaaacagaacaaaaggaTTACAACTGAGGAAGTACTTAGGATCGGTTGCGTTCAACAACATAACGCGGCTAGCATTTGGGAAGCGTTTTATGGACGCGCAAGGTGTGGTGGATGAGCAAGGGCTCGAGTTCAAGGCCATAGTATCCAACGGTCTGAAGATAGGTGCTTCACTGTCGATAGCTGAACACATCGAGTGGCTCCGGTGGATGTGTCCGGCCGACGAGAAGTCGTTTGCTGAGCATGGGGCTCGTCGCGACCGCCTCACGCGAGTTATCATGGAGGAGCACACTTTGGACCGTGAGAAGTCTAGCGGAGCGAAGCAGCATTTCGTTGATGCGTTGCTTACGCTGAAGGATCAGTATGATCTTAGTGATGATACTATCATTGGTCTTCTATGG gaTATGATCACGGCAGGGATGGACACGACAGCGATAACAGCTGAATGGGGGATGGCTGAAATGATCAAGAATCCAGAAGTGCAGCAAAAAGTGCAAGAAGAGATGGACCGAGTGGTTGGACTTGACCGGATCTTAACCGAGCAAGATTTTGCCCGCTTACCTTACTTGCAGTGTGTGGTGAAAGAGTCATTCAGGCTGCACCCTCCGACGCCTCTAATGCTCCCTCACCGAAGCAACGCAGACGTCAAGATCGGAGGCTACGACATCCCCAAAGGATCAAACGTCCATGTGAACGTTTGGGCGGTGGCTAGAGACCCTGCCGTATGGAAAAATCCATTGGAGTTTAGACCAGAGAGATTCTTGGAAGAAGATGTTGACATGAAGGGACATGACTATAGGCTGCTTCCGTTTGGAGCAGGACGACGGGTTTGTCCCGGTGCACAACTTGGTATCAACTTGGTGACTTCGATGATGAGTCATTTGCTTCACCATTTTGTTTGGACACCGCCTCAAGGCACAAAACCGGAAGATATTGACATGTCTGAAAACCCTGGACTAGTCACGTAC ATGCGCACCCCTATTCAAGCCGTTGCAACGCCTCGGTTACCTTCAGAAGATCTGTACAAACGCGTGCCTTACTATATGTAA